A single genomic interval of Deinococcus aerophilus harbors:
- a CDS encoding NAD(P)H-dependent glycerol-3-phosphate dehydrogenase has translation MSPLPVLGAGGWGTALAVAAARQGAVTLWVRRPELAATVQASRENETYLPGVTLPDTVHVTADLAQATHGAAFALVVVPSVGVPDLLTQLPRTLGVVLCAKGLAPDGERLSALAHELGFARVAVLSGPNHAEEIGRGLPAATVVASEDHALALAVQTALMSPALRVYTSADVVGVELGGVLKNVMALAAGLVDGLELGDNAKAALITRGLREMRRYLLALGAQEDTVYGLSGLGDLVATATSRHSRNRAAGEAIARGHNPAQGGQVIEGLRTAGLLDAWASAHGHDLPIVRAVARVTSGAWTPDTGIASLMERDAKAEEHG, from the coding sequence ATGAGCCCCTTGCCCGTGCTGGGGGCCGGAGGCTGGGGCACGGCCCTGGCGGTGGCGGCAGCCCGGCAGGGTGCGGTGACCCTGTGGGTGCGGCGGCCCGAGCTGGCGGCCACGGTGCAGGCCAGCCGCGAGAACGAGACTTACCTGCCCGGCGTGACGCTGCCGGACACGGTTCATGTGACGGCAGATCTGGCGCAGGCGACCCACGGAGCGGCCTTCGCGCTGGTGGTCGTGCCCAGCGTGGGGGTGCCGGACCTGCTCACGCAGCTGCCACGCACCCTGGGCGTGGTGCTGTGTGCCAAGGGCCTCGCGCCGGACGGGGAGCGGCTCAGCGCCCTGGCCCACGAGCTGGGGTTTGCCCGGGTCGCCGTCCTCAGCGGCCCCAACCACGCCGAGGAGATCGGGCGCGGCCTGCCGGCTGCCACAGTGGTCGCCAGTGAGGACCATGCCCTGGCCCTGGCCGTGCAGACGGCCCTGATGTCCCCCGCCCTGCGGGTGTACACCAGCGCAGACGTGGTGGGCGTGGAGCTGGGCGGCGTGCTGAAGAACGTCATGGCGCTGGCTGCCGGACTGGTGGACGGACTGGAGCTGGGCGACAACGCCAAGGCCGCGCTGATCACCCGCGGTCTGCGCGAGATGCGGCGTTACCTGCTCGCCCTGGGCGCACAGGAAGACACCGTGTATGGCCTGAGCGGTCTGGGTGACCTGGTGGCCACCGCGACCAGCCGCCACAGCCGCAACCGCGCGGCGGGCGAGGCCATCGCGCGTGGCCACAATCCAGCGCAGGGCGGTCAGGTCATTGAGGGACTGCGGACCGCGGGGCTGCTGGACGCCTGGGCCAGCGCACACGGCCACGACCTGCCCATCGTGCGGGCGGTGGCGCGGGTGACCTCGGGCGCGTGGACGCCGGACACTGGCATCGCCAGCCTGATGGAGCGCGACGCCAAGGCCGAAGAACACGGCTGA